AATCAATATCAACAAGAATTGGTATAAGAATATATATTTCATTTCATTTTATAGTTTACTTATCATAAACAATCAAAACATGAATGAAACTAATTACGATTGATGTTGTTTACTTATCATATGAAATCAGAATTAAAACTATTTTTATTACTAAAGTATCTCTACAAGAAAGGAAATTGTTTGCTATTTTTTAGGGTTAGGTAATTTAGAAATATTATAATTATGTGAGGATATTTTGAGAAGAAAGAGTTGATTCCATAATATTGATTATGTCATTCTTATACCCATCTCCCCTAAATTAGGGGTTCATAAGGAATTGATTTTCCATAAGCAAGTGAGACTCACACCCAATCTAATATATATATATATATATATATTTTTTTTTTTGGATAAAAAGGGGCCAGAACAAACAAATAAAGGCTAAGTAGCAGCAGCTACATTTCTAACTTTAACAGAATCACACAAATACCCATTCAAATACATTGACATATTAGTAAACGACGAAATTCATCAATCCTGAAATCAATTCAGCCACTCTCAATTTTCTATTTGAGGTTAGTAACATGCCATTAGTAAATTCCTTTTTTAGTCACAACGTTTGTCGCGTCCATGGGTCGACCCGATTTATCTATCCAGGAACATAAAACCGGGTCCAAATAATTCTAAAACCTTCCATAACCGCGCCCCTTCACTCCTCCCCTGAGGTCCATTTCCTTAATTTCGCACAAAAACCAATGGCGTCTTCAGCGTCCGGATCGTCTCCGTCGCGCACATCCCTGGCCTCGATGATATCTCCTACAGTAGCTTCCACTGTAAGATTTCCCTATACACCTCCTGAAATGACGCCGTTTTCCACTCTATTCGCTCAGATTTTCACATGCGCCTCACTCTCAGTTGTTTTTATGGAATCTAATAGTTCATTGTGACAAGTATGAGTGTGAGGGAGTGAAGGTTTTGGTTTAATTATGGTTTTCTGTTTTTAATTTTTATTTGTTTCCAATTTGATCAACTTGGTAGTTTTTGATTTAAGCAATACTATTTCTTACGAGTTGTAACTAGAGTAACTAATCTTGACTAGGAAATCTATAGAGAATTTGGAACGGGGACAAAGTTCCAGAATAGAGAACTGAAGCTTAGATAACAAGTATTATAATTCTGTGAGCTCAATCGAGACTAGACGATAAATTCATTGTCAAGGAAGTTACAGATATGGTTAATGGTGTGTTTATCTACATGGGGTTCTTGAAAGGAAATCCGTAGAGAATTTGAAATCAATAAACACTCCTTCTGTTGCATCCATGACCGATCCCTGCGCCTCATGATCACTTAATTTCAGATTTGTTTGTTCTGTTTAGACGAATCCAGATATTAACAGATAGCATTGTTTGGTTGCCATTGTTTTCTGTCACTGAGTTTCTTGGCTTGAATGATGTGTTTTGTAGTCTTTCATATCACTGATCAAGATGAGAATAATCTTAGCGGTGCTGATGCAATAACTGAAGATATTGAACAGGTAAATATTCACAATTGATCCTCTTTTCATCCAATTTATAGGTTATGTCCTGTGCTCATATTTCTTATGCTGATATGTTTTGTCCATTTCAGTTAGTTCAAAGTTATATATACAATTATACATACCTATATACAGGCCTTCTCGGCTGTGGACGTCCGCACCGAAGGTTTCGGTGCGGATTTCCATTTTTGCACCACTTTCCGATTGAATTTCCTCAAACTTCCTTCTAGACATATCTAGATCATCTTGTGTAGATCATCTCTGCAAAATTTCAGGCAATTTGGTGATCGTTAAGGCCCTCAAAATACGAAAAAACAAAATGGAGATGATGAACCGGACAGAATTCAGTCCGTCAGATTTTGTTTTTCGATTTTTGAGGGCNNNNNNNNNNNNNNNNNNNNATTTTGCAGAGATGATCTACACAAGATGATTTAGATATGTCTAGAAGGAAGTTTGAGGAAATTCAATCGGGAAGTGGTGCAAAAATGGAAATCCGCACCAAAACTTTGGTGCGGACGTCCGCACCTGAGAAAGGCTGTACCTATATATATATATTCAGTTTATAAGCAGTAGCTGGATTTAACCAGAGACAGAAGTAGTCGAAAACATAAGCATACAAAATCCAAATAGCACAGGACAATTGCATAAAGATGAAAAGTTGAGCAAGACATAGAAAATTGCTTCTAAAACCACATTTTTCAATTTCCACGCTCATTATTTGAGTTTAATTTTATTTTCTTTTACCTCATTTTTCTGCATTTATGCTACTACTACTGGTTCTGGAGACTTCTTAGGAGGTGACTCCATCCATAATTCTTCATCAGGACATGTTTTCAGACTGCTTTAGGACTTATTGTTTAACAACAAAGTCACATTACTTTGTACGCCGTTGGTGTTTGTATGAATTTTGTTTCTTATTGTTGCTATATTGGTAGTTTACAAGCATGGTATTTTTAATGTCCATGAGTAGAGTTCAAGAGCTTTGATTTACATAAAAAATAAATGGCGCTGAGAAAGATACGAAATTTGGTGGGAAAAATGGAGATCCACGTTCCAATGTTTGGCTTCTGATATTAGTATGCTGTTTAGGATTGGCAACCACAAATCCAGGTCTCATGACTGGTGGATCCCCATGCCAATTCATTCAACAATTGTTCGCGCACTGGGTCACTCCTGTTAGGATCAACAACTCATCATTCTTTTTTATAATTAGATCCATTTGAATATCATTCTCCCCTTGAAGATAATGCCTCAAAAAATCCTTGAAATTGATAAATGAGTTTCAACTGTTTGTAGGATGAAGTATACTAACATTGAGATGGATTATATAATATACTAAATTATAGAGCACTTTGCTTGATCTTTGACCTTCTTTAGACGTTGAGATTAGTTATCAGCTTTATCTGATTATATACTTGAGCAAAAAACTTTCCGTTTTGTCCAACTATATATTACTGAAGGCTTATGGAGTAGAGTACGTGATTACATAGCCAACTTGATCTTTGATATGTGGGTTTTGACTTGACCATAGGTTTTATTAGTTGAAGTTCATATCTTGATTTCTCTTCAGTTCTCTAGAGAAAGAAGCATAGTACTGAGGTCTCAAGATCTTTGCAGCTTGGACGTTGGAGTATTTATGTAATGCCACTGGAAGTTGGATATTCAGCAACAATTATATATCAGGGTTTTAATTGAAACTCTAGATGTCCGAACTAATCCAGTTCCAGAGCTAATTCATATCCTTCAGTTGAATTCTGTTACTTGGATCATTAGCTTACAATCCTCTTCTGCCAACATGTTTCATAATGGGAAACAAAATCTGTGAAGAAAGACTTACATACGAAATTTACGAGAAGAAAGTAAATTCAAACCTGCAGCACTGCGGGGGGTAGTACCTGGCGTTGAACTATTGTATAGTTCTAGCTATACCAAAACATACTTCAAGCTTGCATGAAGCTGCTAATTAATAACCTTGGAATGGGAACTCTATCTTGAAGATTTGCCACATTAGTGTAGTAAGTAGTAACAAACTTTATGCATGTTATATGCCTCCTCGGTAGAATGGATTGCGGTATGTCCTCAACGTACTAGTCTTTTGCAGGTTGGACATGGTAGTTTCCGGAAGGATGGATGGCAACACTGAGAGTGTCCAATGTGAAGGATGACAAGGGTACGGTTCCTTTTGGAAAGCAATATAAAGGATAACAAGGGTACGGTGTCTCAGAAGAGTCTGTCCTGAAATGCACGTAACTTCTCTTTGTTATCATTCAATGCTGGTGTCTCGAAGAGTCTCCTGAAATGCACCTAACTTGTACACGCTTTGCTTTGTGTTCATAAGGCAGCTTAAAGAACTCGTTGGCCACGTCCAGTATCTTATGCAGCAAATTGTCTTCAACCCCGTGATTGATCAAGTACGTGGATTTTTAACCAATTATTACTCTGATACTCAACATCTCCTACTATACCCTAACAAAACTAATAGTCCAATACTTGCTTGCTTACATAAGACTGATAAAAAAAAATGAAATTACTCCTGGAAGAACCCGAATTCTTGGGAAGCCTCTATGAGTTGCTTTATCAGTTGAGGTCTGTTGGTTCCAAGTTGCTGAAAATCAGTGACTGGAATGAACTCCAATACAGAGACCTGTGTATTGCCCGGTCTAGTTCCTGGAGGTAGAAATTGCTAGTCACTTCTGTTTGAGATGAGCTTCTCAGACGTGTGAAGCCAATTTAACTAAGTTATAAAAATGGCCTGGAGTTGTAAGTTGAAACTAGTTTACTGCGCTAGTGTAGCCAAAATCATATTCTGTGGATATAGGATGATGCATATAGAAGCAGCTAGTTTATGTAGGCCGGACATATAAAGACTCTTCTCAATTATAAGACAAAAATTAATCTAACTTCATAAACTTCACCATGCTAGGAGAAAAAAAAGTCTTTTTCGTATTATTAAACACGAACGTTACATACGTTTGAAAGATGAATCTTGAACAACGGTAGCACAGTGATGGAGTATCACGAGAAGATTGAGGTAGAGGAAGAACTCCACCGCACACTTGTCTGAGGCCAGGGATTGATGTATTCCTCCAAAGTCCAAATTATGACAACGGTGTCTCAAACAGTCACTCCAGAAATGCACCTTCTCTCTCTAGCTTATGTCAATGCTGGTGTATAGTCTACACCTTTGCTTGGCATCCCAGAAGAGAGCTGCTTTGTCTTCACAAGAAGCTCAAAGATCACTGGATACATGCAATACTTGGTGTAAAGTGGCCGGGGAATTGGCTTTTGGAAGTTCTTTAAGTTCTCTTAGCCATGGGATTATACATGACTACATTAGTCTAGTGTTGCGATTGTTGCTTGATATTAGAAGTTGAGCAGATCCTCTGCTCTGGTTGCTCAGATAGAAACGATGACACTAGAATAGACAGAAGTAATGAAAGGCAGACAAAGCGTCTTAATTGTAATGCAAAATCCAGCTGCATTAACGCATTGATCAAACAACGAAAGTGAATGGAATCCCACTTTCGATTATTTCAGATGACTCATAATCATGAAATTCTAGTCACCGGACCAAACACACTTCAAGCCTGGATCTTATGACGATCGAGGGGTGGTACTCCCGCATGAGTGTCTTGTACATAGCTGGGAAGAAAGTCCTTGTATGCAAATGATTTAAACAGTGGAGGGCTGCCGGAGTCCTTAGATGCTAGTGCTTTTGCAGGCTCAATAAAGCAGTTGCCGGCAGGATGGATGAAGTGGGTTACTGTTGTGCGCGACACCTTTTTGTTGGTCATAACTCTGTGCTCGGCACTGCTTAGCTTCCCGTTACTGACAATCTACACATGATTAACAAATTCAGGGCCTAGTGTACAGGTTAAGTCTCATCAAGGGAAAAAGAACATTACAGGTTTAAGCTAACGTGATCAAAGTTGAAATACAAGAAGCAGAGCTAGATTTGTTGATGCACCTTTAGCATATGGCCTATGTTAACCACAAAGCCATCAGGTTGAGGCTCAACACCCAACCATTGTCCATCTTTCAAGACCTGAAGACCATGAACTTCTTCCCCTTGGAGAAGAAGAGTGATGAGGTTAATATCACTATGTTTAGGTAATCCCAAGGTTAAGCTTGGGTCTGGGCAAGCTGGGTAATAATTGGCAGCCATGAGTTGCACTTCGGTAAGTTCATCCCGGAAATATCCGGGTTCAAGTCCCAAGCCTTCACCAATCAGATCCAAAAGCAACATACAAAGCTTCCTCGCTTCCACTGCATAACCTCCCATTACCTCCCTGAAATTCCAGTTGCAAAAAAAGAACAGTGATGTCTTTAACAATGTTCTCTGATAGTATACACATCCTAGTAAAGTAGATGTCTTGGAGGGTGTCTTAGACATGCATACCGATATTGAGGCGGTTTCTGAGGCCAGGAATCGATGTGTTCCGCTAGTGGATGGCAAGGGTGTCTCAAAGAGTCTCTCCAGAAATGCACCTTCTCATTGTCATAGTCAATGCTGGTGTAAACTCTAGATTTTTGCTTAGAATCTTCAGAATACATAACTGCTTTATCTTCACTAGGCAGCTCAAAGAACTCATTAGCCACCTTCAATACCTTACGCAGCACATCGTCTCCAACCCCATGATTGATCAACTGCAATTTGACACCCACATCTCTCCCATTACACAATAACAAAGCAAACAAATTCTGGCTCAAATAAAATCGTGGAAAAGAATTTTGACATTGCAAGTGTTTCAAACCTGGAAGAAGCCGTATTCTTGAGAAGCCTCTATGATTTGCTTGACCACCTGAGATCTGTTGGTAGCAAGATGCTGCAAATCAATGACTGGAATGACCTCCATTACAGACGCATCGGTAGTGCCTGGTCTAACCCCTGGGGGTAATATGTAGGATTCAGGTACAACTTTGAAGTCATGCTGGTTTGAGATGAGCTTGGTAGCCATTTTGTCAGATATGTGAAGTGGCCTCCTGGGTTTGAACCTTAAGTACTGTGTCTGTGGGTAACGGTTGATACAGAAGCAGACAAGTATAATCGGCAAATATGCAGAATGTGCTTGTCTAGAATATATTTCTGTACTTTGCAGAAATACATAGATTCTTTTCCACTTGTGGACAAATGTCAGAAAATATATATATTCAAAAACCGGAAAATTATTCACTGGATATGTAAAATGTATCAAACTATTCATCCCCATTGATTGTTACAGATCTAATGGTCTAAACTCAGAGTGTAATTAATCTTACTATAATTTAGGTGGTCACGGTTCCGGGGATGAGTGATTTTCCAATTTTTTGAATATAATCAATATATATTTCCATGTACTCCTGATCTCCTGGAGCATTAGTACAATTTCAAAGACTGATTCATGAACTGCACTCCTAACTCTCAAGTGACCCCAAATATAAATCTTGGAAGTACTGCAGTTTTAAGTCACTATAGCAAATTAACAAACACACTTTTAAGATTAATCGAAGTTTACAAGGCGTAACGCTCAAGTGGTGGTACTCCTTGATGAGTATCTGTTACATAGGTGCGAAGAAAATCCTTGTAAGCAAAAGCTCTGTAGAGTGGAGCACTGGAGTCCTCAGCCAAAAGTGCTTTTGCAGGTTCAATTTGGCAGTTGAAGGAAGGATTGATGTAGCTTGCAACTGTTGTCCTTGAAGACTTTTCGTTTGTCACAACCCTGTGCTCGGCACTGCATAGCTTCCCATTGCTGATAATCTGTACTTATGGATTCACAATTTCATAACAAAATTTTCTTGCATTTGTACTGAAAAAAGAAGTGATATTTAGATTGCCACCCTTGAAAGAAAAAGGAACTAGTTTGTTGAGTTCACCTGTAAGATGTGGCCAATATTAACTACAAATGCATTAGGGACAGGCTGAACAGTTAACCACTGCTCATCTTTCAAAACCTGAAGTCCAGAAACTTCTCCTTGTATAAGAAGAGTGATGAGGTTGACATCACTATGTTTAGGTAATCCCAAGGTTAAGCTTGGATCTGGGCATAGTGGGTAATGATTTGTAGCCATTATTTGCACTTGGCTAAGTTCACCCACAAAAAAGCCAGATTCAAGTCCTAATCCTTCAGAAATGAGATCCAAAAGACACAAACCCAGCTTCCTCACTTCCACTGAGTAACTCCCAACCACATCTCTGAAATTGCGGATAATGTGCTTAAATAAGATTTAAAGTAGAGACTAAAACCGGAGTAGTTAATTTCAGTACTAATATCGTGTCACGGGGTCTTCCATTCTCCAACAGTGTTATATCATTTGGTAAATTAGAATGGTCAGCCCAGAATGGTTTAGCTGGTTTCAGAAAATGTACCGATATTGAGGTGGTTTCTGAGGCCAGAATTGGATGTGCTCCTCCAGAGGATGACAAGGGTGTCGCAAAACGTCTCTCCAGTAATGTACCCGTTCTCTCATATAATCGATGCTGGTGTATAATCTACAGCTTTGCATAGGATTTTCGGAATATACACTTTCTTTGTCTTCACCAGGCAGCTCGAAGAACTCATTGGCTACATTCAATACCTTATCCAACAAGGTATCTGGAACACCATGATTGATCAACTGCATTATGTTGAAATCATATAAATAGTAAGTCAAATAAAGCCTGTAAACAAAAATGAAGAAAGGAGAAGGATCTCAAATCAACCTGGAAGAATCCAAATTCTTGGGCGGCCCTTGTAACTTGCTTAATCAGTTCTGCTCTATCAGTACCAAGTTGCAGAAAATCAATAACAGGAATGGTTTCAAATATCAAAACTTGTGTATTGCCGGGTCTAGTTTCCGGGGGTAATATGTAAAGTTGAGGTACAGATTGCAAGTTACTTCTATGTGAGATGAGCTTCTCCATAGTAGTGAGATTGCAGCTAGTTTACTCAGATGCATGTAGTCAATCTAAGGCAGGAAAAAAGATGATATAAGTAGTGTTTCAAATTCCATAAGCATATTCGAGTCTGATAATGTGACTGCAGGGGTGGTACAGAAACAGACAAGTTATACTAGAGAAGCTCCATGATTAACATGTAAAGTAGAGGCAGAAAACAAAACAATCTTGAGGCTAGCTGGATTATTTGGTCTTCTTTGGTTGGATTTTTAGGAGAACAATTTTCTAATCAACTAGACCCATATAAGAACAAAGCTGAACTTCAAGGGTATCACTCCCCATTTGATACGTTCCCCA
The window above is part of the Fragaria vesca subsp. vesca linkage group LG2, FraVesHawaii_1.0, whole genome shotgun sequence genome. Proteins encoded here:
- the LOC101297406 gene encoding hyoscyamine 6-dioxygenase-like, which codes for MEKLISHRSNLQSVPQLYILPPETRPGNTQVLIFETIPVIDFLQLGTDRAELIKQVTRAAQEFGFFQLINHGVPDTLLDKVLNVANEFFELPGEDKESVYSENPMQSCRLYTSIDYMRERVHYWRDVLRHPCHPLEEHIQFWPQKPPQYRDVVGSYSVEVRKLGLCLLDLISEGLGLESGFFVGELSQVQIMATNHYPLCPDPSLTLGLPKHSDVNLITLLIQGEVSGLQVLKDEQWLTVQPVPNAFVVNIGHILQIISNGKLCSAEHRVVTNEKSSRTTVASYINPSFNCQIEPAKALLAEDSSAPLYRAFAYKDFLRTYVTDTHQGVPPLERYAL
- the LOC101297115 gene encoding hyoscyamine 6-dioxygenase-like produces the protein MATKLISNQHDFKVVPESYILPPGVRPGTTDASVMEVIPVIDLQHLATNRSQVVKQIIEASQEYGFFQLINHGVGDDVLRKVLKVANEFFELPSEDKAVMYSEDSKQKSRVYTSIDYDNEKVHFWRDSLRHPCHPLAEHIDSWPQKPPQYREVMGGYAVEARKLCMLLLDLIGEGLGLEPGYFRDELTEVQLMAANYYPACPDPSLTLGLPKHSDINLITLLLQGEEVHGLQVLKDGQWLGVEPQPDGFVVNIGHMLKIVSNGKLSSAEHRVMTNKKVSRTTVTHFIHPAGNCFIEPAKALASKDSGSPPLFKSFAYKDFLPSYVQDTHAGVPPLDRHKIQA